In Harpia harpyja isolate bHarHar1 chromosome 21, bHarHar1 primary haplotype, whole genome shotgun sequence, the DNA window CCTGTACAGATGAGATAGTCTCATAGAATTCTGTAGTATGAGATGAACAAAGACAGACTACCACAAAGTCATAGGCCGCCAACTTGAATCCGACTTCAAACCCCTTCAAATCCTAATAGGAAGAGATTTGGATATGCATGTGGTAGCATGTCTATTCCTGAGTTTATTTGGTAATGAGTATTCTGAGTTCCTTGAGGTTCCCCATGTACTGCAGGTGTCATGCCcatttgtataaaaatatatataaaactacTGATAAACCATCTGAAAGTGATGACAAAATGAGTAATTAAGGCTAGATCACATCACTGTGACAGTGGATTGGCTGGAACATTGTGGGCAGCCAGAGAGATTAGAAACTATTACTTCAGCATGTACCATGCGAATTCTGGAAGCAATGAGTAGGCTACAGTAAAGTGCAGAGAGCGCACTGATAGCACTTTCTTAACTGTGGATGTCTAACCACGTGCCGAAACTTCACAGACATTATTAGATGATTACGTTCCATTTCCTTTCCCCTtgcccccccttctttttttctgtttaaatgcatGTTTTGAGGGGAAAGATGCTCTCAGCATTCATCATTAAGAAAAATAGTACATGTTAATTTTGTACTCAAGATATCAGCCTTTTCTTCAGAGTTGTCAAtaccatttcttttcagaataaatacaGCAAATAACAACATACTTCCTCAAAATGTATCACCTGTGGCATCAAGGGACCCTGAGATCGAACAAAAACTTTAAGTTAATTATGTCTTTTTGAGTCTAGAATCAAAAAGTCAGCTGCTAGCAACTTTCAGAAGAGATGTGAAAAgtaagggttttctttttttttatgttttttaatgcTCAACATTAAGCAAAGGATACATGTTTATTGCACTCCTTTAATGTGAATATTTTATTCAACAAAAACAAGAGGTCTGACATATCTGTTAATACTAAGGTGATTTTAACCTTGAAAAGAAACATCCAGCAATGTTATCCTGACTTATGCAAGAGAGTCGCTATGGCCATTCTACATATTTAGCATGATTTGCTTTCCccttctaaaatgaaattattttgcaagATTAGAGCTAGTTAGTTAGAAAATACCTTGGAATTACATTGAATGTAACTGGTTTGTTAAGGTGtgtgcataaaattaaaaaaatatgtaaaaagaatGCCAATGAATGAATATTGGTGGCTAACATGATTAAGGTAGCCTAGAGCTCAGATACCAGATTTCCAAGGCCAAGCATAAGACATTTAGCCCTTTTATTCTCACACAGGTTTTaaatttgtttggtatttggtaaaCACATATCTCAAATTGTATCTCTGAAGAAGCCACCCACTGTCTGACTTTATATTGTCAGAAACATGGTATCTTTAAGTACATCTGTACAAGTTACACAGTGAAAAATTGGAATGAGAAACACCAAGACTAGCTCTTTTGTTGAGCACAGACAAAaagatcattttttaaaagatttttatttgtttttaaatagcttgATAAAACCCATTAATTGGTACTCAGAGTTCAATTGTAAACAGTTACAATACATTACCACTGTGTATTGATTTTGTACATTAACCTATTTGCAGTGACAATCCATAAGACAAGTCAAAGTCAGCATACTTAGAAACTGAAATGCACTGTACTAAGAAAAAATGATGCCGtaactgaaaatgtttaaaagactGCTGTTTAACTCCCTCCTGTGGTGTAAGTAAGCAGCATCACAACCAACAGCTGCTGGAAGCTTAGATAGCACTCTGTATTATTCAAAAGTCTGTATTCACCTCATTAGGACAAGAGGTTTCAAGTTTACTATGGAAACTCCTCTCACAAGTTAAAAAGTGTTACAAtaaatttctaaaatacataCAAAGTTGTAAACATCTTTCTCTGGAACAAACAAGAATGGTTTGTGCCAGCCTTCTCCATCTCCcacattgcaattaaaaaaaaaaaaaaaattagggccAAAGACCAAGGCCATAGACTACAATTGTTCTGCATGGATAACATCACAGTTTAGAGGAAGTATTAAGTGTCAGCATTTAAGATTAGTGTTAAGTCACCAGCAGGTAGCAGAACCCATTTTCAAGAAAGTTCATGGAACACGCAACTTCAAGTAATGAATCGGGCACTAAGCATTAGATTTACCTACTTTTATGAACAAAAGCTTAAATTACTTCTAGGTATCTTTATATGTGATAATAGGCAAAATTGACtacaaatagaaaattaaagaacACTGATACTTCAAGTTTGGGTTTTAACCATTTTTGCTGTCACGTTTATACAGATCTTccacaaagaaggaagaaaagagatttgcAAAACAGACTATAAAAATATTGAGATCACAGAAATAAACTGGATCTTTTCAAGGCAGATTTTCTTTCTGGAAGTCCCTCAGGccattttctaaaatgttttagcttttaaatttatttcGTCATTAACAGTGAAATAACCATCTACTTGGTCTGAATCTTGTATCACCAATTCCAAAAAGACTAAGATAATTGAGATTTTGGAAGGCAATACAGGATTAGTTTCAAAGTACACACCAATAGGATTTACTTAGTGCAGGGTGGTAAAGGATAGCATTATTCTAGCACTtccacatttttcttgttttcacacCATCAGCAGATTGATAATCTATGTCCTTGTATTTAAGTATGTGAGCTGATCATAAATATTAGTATTTTCATAGGCAACAAGTTGTTTATTTCAAACTTCTAACTAATGCAGCTCTTCCTTGAGGATTAGAGGCTTTGTCGTCTGAGATACTGAAAGGGGATtcatcacaaatatttttaaaaaatcctaaaaagttcttttttccccagttactgACTGTGCATCACAGAAACAAGTGTCAGAACACATTTTATTCTATGTGCTcttagaaaaaagtttcaaaatattaCAAGTACATTCATGTGAATTTTTCAGAAAGTTGTACTAATAACTTAAAAACCTGAAGAGCATTGAAGCTAGTGTAACTGTTTCTTAAGTTTTGACCTCAATGTGTTTGATAAGCCCCAAATTCTAGCGACAATTCTCAGCTGACAGAGGTACtacaaattcaaattaaatattatattttaatcaaagcagctgttttgaagggaaaaaagcagaaatatgtcACATTGACTACCTATTGCTCTGTCAGATATACCACTTGCCATACACCCTAATGACAGACTATGGATGCTTACATCTCTACATGGTTTCTGTCAATTTGTTATGCATAATTAATTACAGGGGATTGTTTCTGAAATGGAACAGAATATCAGCATATGCCTATGCTGAGAAAtgatggggaagaaagagaaggaaaataaggtAAGACCAGCccataaaaacaaaaggaataacTTGACAATAAGATGATATATGAGGAGAGTACGTACAGGCTTGCTGCTTCCAAGAattaaaagtgtgtgtgtatacctATAAGGAGGGGCAAGggaggaaaaatggagaaagaaagcaaactttGGAAAAGTTTAAGAAAGTGCAGTCTTCacagtcctaaaaaaaaaaaaaaaaaaccacaccacaacaacaaaaacaccaaaacacacccccaaaaaaatgaaacaccaaaccccaaacaaacaaaacaaaaacaacccaacactgaaaaagcaaaaggctAAAAAATGTCTACAGATAAAACTGTCTCATGGTACATGATGATGCACACATGATTTCTAAGATTGCACTAGCTAATATCACACTCAGAAGTACACCACCATCTCTACTGCATTTTGCATTGTAATGGCAGAAAGTAAATAAGCATTTGCATAAGCATTCCAACATCATACTGTGATAAAACACTTCTTATCTGCATGCAGAGCTCTGTGCGCacacattttaaagtatattttctttttcaaagcagtaCACCATATAGTAAATTTCCACTCAAGTGTACATTTATGGGAAACTACTAGGCAATTCTCTAAATATTGAATATTTTCttacttaatttgttttctaatgGCAGAAATAGAACTCTCTGCTATGTAGTGCAGGAAGGATCTGGACAACGATCAATGGAATTTTAGAAAGCACGAGTTGTTTAGAAGAACCCTGACATTTTGCTTAGAAATACCCCTTTTGAACACCAACAGAAGAGCAAGATGAGAGAGGAACTGGAAATAAGAAGGCAACTGCCGGTTCAGTATAAAGGTCCCTTACCCCTACTAAAAGTGTTATTCTTCTGTACTGTAATAATCATCCAAGACAGTCTCAGCCCTAACAGCACATGTACTCAGAAAAGCTTTCCACATCCGACTTattgaagccacaaaactccatACAAACTGGCTTAGCTGAGACACCTTTCCATCTTTTGAGATGAGTTAATATCAAAACATTTGTAGGAAGAGAACAGTGGCCTAAACCATACAGTGTTTGATTTATATACAGTTTCAAAGGATTGCCATCCTTCTGGTTCACTATTCTCCCCACACACAATAAAAGCCATTTGAGCATTGTCACCACCACCAGTCAAACAGTTCTATTAGTGCAAGAACAGTGCTTTCAATTTACGGCCTCCCCAAGCTTAAAGTGCAGTATATTACGTGAGATTTTAACATACCAAACTATACTTTATTTGAATTTCAGAAGGAATGTTCAAGTTCGAAAGTTACCTTTTAGGTTTTAAGCAATAAAATCCAAGGCAAGGTACATAAACTATCTCAAAATGGATTAAATCCACTCACTTAAGACATATTCTTTATATATCTTATGTTCAATATAcatataatacaaaaaaaattccataattTCGCTTAGCTGTATTGTATTTAAAGTGATCCTGTAATAAGTGATTAAAGGCCACTCACTCAAAGCAAATTTTGCTTAAAACAGGACTGGATTAGCAGGACTGTGATACATAACATGATTCAACATTCCAACATTCAACATTCCCCTCCTGCATAGGCTTGTCATAAATAGAGACAACCCTTGGCACCCCACTGTACACACATTTAAATTCTAATTTACGGATGGTTTCTCTCATGTTTCATTttgccctccttcccccccccccccccccctttaaaatcACCGCAAAGAATAGGTGCATTAAAAACTGGATTAATGCTTTTATGCTTTTAGCTGCTCCTCTTGCCTATTAACCTGACAATATCACCTACAAGTTTCTGTTGTATGTAACTATGGTTCCCCAAATATGTGGTTCCCAAATGACGTACAGCAGAGTAGAGGATCTTCCAGGCCAAACCCTTCAGCTGAATGGACAAGGTCTTAAGTAACAACTACAGGTACAACTGTGTCAATCGCTTCTTTATACAGGAAGTTCAAGCACTCAGTTGCAGATGCAGGATTGTGTTTATGTGCAACTTAAAAAAAGCTCACCACACAGGGAAAGAATTTCTTTACCTATATAGCTAGTTATAGAGATTAAGATGCAGTTGcacaatgttttctttagcaaTCAAGCCAGCTTAAACAGGCTGCAACCCCTCCCCACCTTCATTCCTCTACCCTCAGCTCTGCCAAGTGTCTGTTTGGGTCAAGCTGTATGCAGACAACAGCTTAACACCGTAACTCAAATAAGCCACTGACTTTTGGAGAAGTGTCTTTGTTTCTGGTGTTTTGGGGCTTCAGATCCACATCTCTTCAGCAATCTTGATCCACAAACACTTGTGTTCATACCACTGCAAGGGTGATAAACTGCAGCAGTGGAGATGGGAGGCAATAGTATGAACGCCTTGACTAAGAGGAAACTATTGCTGTCAAAATAATTACTTACAATATGTAATCCATCATTATTTTGAGGCCTTTGGTAATTTTGTGACAGGTAATTGTGTGGTCAAAATCTAGAAGTTAAACAATTAATAAAAAGTACACACCagggaaaaagttattttctaaatTGAAGTAAATGGCTTTTTATCTCTTCTAACATCCAGAAGAAATAGCCAACCAATGGGGATAATAAAAACACAACATATCATTCAACACAGGAAGTAGTATATCTTACTTCCAGCACTCAAATAAGGTTAAAAAATTCCAGCATTTCTCCCCGTAACACTGACAACCGGCATCTTGTCTTCATAATCAAGGACTTCTCTACACAAGTGTGCTAACACCCAAATAAACACCACATTAGAAAATTCTACTGGCCTTCCAGGTGAATTCAATTCAAACTAAATGCAACATCACTTACTCTCTTTCCAAGATGAAGTAAGGTAGCTAGCAAAAAGGATACTTGGGTGTGTGAATCACTGGCATGACTTTACTCTGCATTAAGTCCTCACTTCTAACTCAGAGTGAAGGGTGGGCTGAAAACACATCCTAACTCACCATATCAATACCTCCCTCTTTAGGCGAGCCCCTAGAGCACATTAAGCCCACCTACACCAACTCTCTTGTTGAGACTTTTGGACACTGAGTTCAAACTTTGACCTACTGCACAATGAGTTTCTCCACCTAAGTACCCACAGGAGCCTATTCCTGCAAATCCTTATTCACAAGCAGCTCTATTGATTCCAACATTCTTGCTCCATTCTTTGCCAAACCCCGTTGTCAGAAGTCTGATCCAAAGCCAAAGTCAACAGGCCCAGAAATTATTACTATGCTTCAGTGATAACAATCAccttttcaaggaaagaaaacattctctTAGAAAATTGTTTATAGTGCCTATTGTAGCACAATAAATCTCATGAGATATTGTTTAAATTAGAGCAGTACCATCCTTGAAAAGAAACACTGCTGAGAATTATGCTGTATTGAAGCCCACCCTTCCAACAGCTTTCCAGTTCAAAGTGTTTTAAGGACCTATACATTAGTTACTGTTGGATTCAGAGTAGGAATTCAATTTTACAAGAAACAGTTTCATTGGAAATGGTTGCAAATAGTAGCCAGAACACTCCGCTAATACAAAccctaaagaaaacaaaggatcTGTGCTAAACAATCAAATTGGGTTCTGGCCTAGTGTTACAGCAGACCTGCAGAAGTCCCAAAGAGTTTTGAGATTAAGTTCCTTCCGCTCAGATGTAGATATTCCTTACAAAAAAAGTCCCTATTCTTCCAACAGCCAGTTTTGCTAGCAATTACACAAgtataatttttactttagctGTCTACTTCTCACTAAAACCTGAACTATAACCTTGTCTCTGTTATATAGTTAATTAAGTTTCTATTAATgttaaaaatagtaattattaaAATCTTAGTACTTCTTTACCTTCACTACTGCATACCAGAGACCTGCTAGTGCAAAAGCTAGCACAGAAATTACTAGCTGTATGGTGTGAAAATCATTAGTCACATATTGTATATTTGAAAGCATTTGCTTGTATCCAAGTGTTTGCTCTGAAGATACAAGGTTTAAGtaacaaagacaaaaacatggTTTCTGGTTGTTTAAGAGTCCCACAGCATATTCGTTCAGTGAGGCAACTGAAATAGAAGAGAGATCAGGAAGTCCACCAAGCTCCAACTCTTTAAGAAATGCAAGCTGCGATTCATTCTCTTTGCTACTGCTCGTTTCTAATTCCAGAAACTGCAGGTTTTTATTATACTGCAAACTTCCCAGCCAGAGGTGTGCAAAACATACAAAGTTGTCTCCCAGACAGCATGAGCTAAAGTCTCCAGCAAAACTACAAGCTTTCTCCAACCAGCCCATTACTGAAATACTATTAATGCAGTGAGAAACCCTATCAAGACTgtctttcccagaagaaaaacacagatgaaatgAATCCTTCCAAGGAGCAGCTGCACTTGAGTTCCTCTCTGCTGATTCACTCAAACTCAGAGGCATTTCATTGCCAatagaaggcagaggtatagtgTTAAGAGAACAATTCCtggtgttaaaataaaataattcttgtaAACTGCTACTATGATTTTGAGAATTGTTCAACACGGAATGCATGTGTGTCAGGTGAGCTGCTGCCTCGTGATGATCTGGGCCACTGTCACATACTCGTTTCTGGTTTAAATCTTCTTTCTTCATAGTCCTAGAGAAGACGAGCATAGTTTTGCTGTTTCACGACAGGCTGAATTTGAAGAAGAGTGTGATTGACTCTAGTTGCAGCATACAGTGCAAGCAGCACACCAAGTCACAAGTCAGTGGATCTCAATGTGGACCTAAAGAGAAAGAATGCAGGAAGTAATTACAGTAATATCCTAGTTTCTTGGTGCCcagtatatagaaaaaaaaaaaatctttaccataaagaaaaataataaccCAACTGCAGAAATTAACAGTCCAAACAGACAAGTCTGCCTCCAGGCTGCTTGAGCACATCCAAAGGGGTAGGAAGTATACTCAAATATAAACTTTCTTCTGTAGTTTCAGTTTAATCTGCTACAAACTCTCTTTTGCTAACAGGCATCAAAGTGAGTCAGCAAATGAGCAGCTAGAGAGATCTGCTGCATAACAGTACCATTTTCCTTAACCAATAGAAATGCAGACGGTAACTGATTAGAGGcttaaaatgaaaggcaaatattAATCTTTCTGTAAACAGAAGCGCATGCTGAAATCAGACACACAACACTGGAAATCAACAATGTACCATGCACAGCTTCCCAAAGGGAACTGGTCAGACTGGCTGCACCAGCATAGTTAGAAGGTATTAGCTAGATTGTAATCAAATGACAAGCTGATGTTTTTACAAGAGAACTATTATGTACCAACGCAGATAACAAGCAAAGGCAAGGCATTTTTAGCCACCAAGGTTACTAAGCTACGTGCACAACTCCTGGCAGTGTGGCTCAATTTCCAGCTTCAGAACTGTAGGACGAGtcccaaaaataaaaatatgagacGCCACATTTTGACCTCTTCCCATTCCAACTTACCTTTTACAAGCCACAAACTGCAACCAGACTTGTCTTTCAGCACTTGGCCACTAACCAGATGTCAAAACTTTCATTACAGCTACGTTTATGAGGAGAAAGTGTCCAATCTTTGGCTAGAACAGAGGTTTGCTGTGACAGTCCATAGCGTGCTTCTGTTGCCAGTTAAAAGCAAAGCTTTCGTTTCATCACAAAACCAATGAAACTTTAACCCTACAAAGAGCGAGAGCTCCCAATTTCTTTAGGGCAAAGGGAGTTCCAGGTTTTGTGGAAAACAGGCTCGAGTCAGGAAAGACGCAAATTAAATCTGAACTGTCATTTTCACGCAATAACATTATTATTTGAAACTGCCTCTACATCTTCCCTGCTACGTTTAttcatgacttaaaaaaaaaaacaccaaacaaactgGCGAAGGAAGTTATTTTACTAGCTCCTTGCAGGCTGCCAAGAACGTACCATCGCAGCGCACATATTCACAATTTATTGGCTGTCTTTAGGTTAACTACGGCTTAGTAACGCGGCTGGACCTGACGAGACAGCGGCGCGTTCGCTGCTAACGTGCAGAGCGAGCAGCGTGAGGGGACGCTTCCACCTCGACCCGGGCAAAGGCACGTCCCCGCAGCGGACCGCATCCCTGCGGAGCCCCACCGACGTCTCCTCGGTGACACAAGCCAGCGCAacggcctccccccgccccagcccagGGCCGGGCACGCAACGCCTCCGACCGCGCTTTGCCGTTACCCGGGGGAGAAGCGACAGCGGCTGCCGAGCCGCCGCCTCCGGCAACGCGACGCGAGCCCTCCCCCgaccccgccagcccccccccccccccccacctgcagcCGCACGTTGAGCATCATGGAGGCGACGATGTAGAGGTAGGGGAAGTTGATGCGGAGCTTCCAGGCCAGGTCGAAGAAGATGAGGAGGGTCCTGGTCAGCCCCTTGCAGAACACCCCGTAGGACCTGGCCGCGGCCGACTGGGAGAGCCTGGCAGCCAGGGCGGACAGAACCGCCGCCATATAccccccgcccgcggccccgccgcgccgcccgggccccgcagccgccccctccccgcgcccggcGGTGGGTGTCGCCAGCGGGGAGGAGCCGTCCGCCGTGACGACGTGCGGACGTGCGTAATCCTGACGCCCCACGTCGGGGCGGTGGACGCACGAGACGACCCTCCCCTTCGCCTCTCCCCGCTGCGCATGACTAGAGGGGAAGGGCGGGGCAGCGGGCGTCGGCGggccccgccccagcccccgccccagcccccgccccccccgggcgGGTGGCCTGAGGCGGGCGCGTGGCCTGGCCCGCCTGAGGGAGGAGCGCGGGAAGGGGCGGCCGTTGGAGCGGGCgcggccgccggggcggggggctgccgccTCCCCTCACGTCCCCGGGGTGTGCCGCCCGCCGGCTGGCCGCGGTCCCGAGCCCAGGCCCCGTGCCTCGGGGGTTGAAATCGCACCGGGAGCCCACGGAGAGTCGTTGCGATTCCTAAAAGGCGCTTCCAGTGGAGCTAGCCCCTctcagctggggaggggaagccTGAGGGCTTGACCCGGGTGTGCGCCCTAACCTTCCCGATGACAAACTCATGGGCCGTCGGTATTGCTATTGATTTCTgggtttgggtgggggtttttgtaaTTTTGTGGTGGTGTTCACGCAGTTAGGTGACCATTTCAGCGAGCCAGCTACTTCCACAAGTAAATAGTTCCTACGCTTTTCACACCAATgcttattttgaatttaaaacaCGGTGTTCAAGTACAGGTTACACCTaagttttccaaaacattttgcaaatatttcctaGGAAGCTCTTCGAGATAAACTATCATCGTGACACTTGATTTGCAGGTAGGGGAAAGATGCCCCAAAAGATGAATAAATGACCAATACCATTTATGAAGAtggcccttttttccccccagaactGTTCTATACAGTTTCCATTCAATCAACTTTTAATTACtctaaaatgaaacagaaa includes these proteins:
- the LOC128135020 gene encoding salivary gland specific protein SAGSIN1; this translates as MAAVLSALAARLSQSAAARSYGVFCKGLTRTLLIFFDLAWKLRINFPYLYIVASMMLNVRLQVHIEIH